In Anticarsia gemmatalis isolate Benzon Research Colony breed Stoneville strain chromosome 5, ilAntGemm2 primary, whole genome shotgun sequence, the following are encoded in one genomic region:
- the Paip1 gene encoding poly(A) binding protein interacting protein 1 isoform X2, with amino-acid sequence MNNGEIGGPRGRGRGWQQSDNQPRELRRPKIVTEEPKVEPPKSNLSAEAKEWYPPNYTPHAVPTYTPDPAPYRPHRFSVQDRLRQAQDQDPYSLDEMSYSLEEAENMDLRFKIPQENIANLIAVMCEITFDPGKFDTLCGPLVDAFASTLHDVNYTRPLVEAIVNQSIGEPNFRYNGARLCSMYDSVSPPEESTFRACLLERCSTEENKIISGLETSEENMRGFAMFLAEIYTQLEDSQGGRVKSLGESLCKVLLHLLDTDKEVNIKAVCQLLKLSGIALDADCPHGMHAAFERLKRRGALACVRGVVSLRAARWGTAEPEHPPPEVRRRPPHESGPSDGGYLADGHTLTAEERAFLQSNLPPGKNVALDEDILEELENDAWDTGMDAEMQAGFLEFLKMSNQIKR; translated from the exons ATGAATAACGGTGAGATCGGTGGGCCAAGAGGCAGAGGCCGCGGATGGCAGCAATCCGACAATCAGCCACGGGAGCTCCGTAGGCCAAAGATTGTTACGGAGGAACCAAAAG TTGAACCTCCTAAATCGAATTTGTCGGCTGAAGCCAAGGAATGGTATCCACCTAACTACACCCCGCACGCCGTACCCACATATACACCAGACCCCGCACCATACAGACCTCACCGGTTCTCTGTGCAAGACCGACTTCGTCAGGCACAAGATCAAGATCCCTACAGCCTAGATGAAATGTCATATTCACTTGAAGAAGCTGAAAATATGGATTTGAGG TTTAAAATTCCGCAGGAGAACATAGCAAATTTGATAGCTGTAATGTGCGAGATAACTTTCGATCCTGGTAAATTCGACACCTTGTGCGGACCTCTAGTTGATGCCTTTGCATCAACACTGCATGATGTGAACTACACCAGACCTCTAGTGGAAGCTATTGTGAATCAG TCAATAGGTGAGCCTAATTTCCGCTACAATGGCGCGCGACTTTGTTCAATGTATGACTCTGTTTCGCCGCCCGAGGAATCCACTTTCCGTGCATGCTTGTTGGAACGTTGTTCTACTGAGGAGAATAAGATCATCAGTGGTTTGGAGACTTCAGAGGAAAATATGCGTGGGTTTGCTATGTTCCTTGCAGAAATATACACCCAATTAGAAGATAGCCAG gGAGGAAGGGTAAAATCTCTCGGTGAGAGCCTGTGCAAGGTTCTGCTTCATCTTCTCGACACCGACAAAGAAGTCAACATAAAAGCTGTCTGCCAGCTTTTGAAG TTGTCGGGCATCGCGCTGGACGCAGACTGTCCGCACGGCATGCACGCGGCGTTCGAGCGGCTGAAGCGGCGCGGCGCGCTGGCGTGCGTGCGCGGCGTGGTGTCGCTGCGCGCCGCGCGCTGGGGCACGGCCGAGCCCGAGCACCCGCCGCCCGAGGtgcgccgccgcccgccccaCG AGAGCGGACCCAGCGACGGCGGCTACCTGGCGGACGGGCACACGCTGACGGCCGAGGAGCGCGCCTTCCTGCAGAGCAACCTGCCGCCCGGCAAGAACGTCGCGCTCGACGAGGACATACT cgAGGAGCTTGAGAACGACGCTTGGGACACAGGCATGGACGCCGAAATGCAAGCAGGCTTCCTCGAGTTCCTGAAGATGTCCAATCAAATTAAGCGATAA
- the Paip1 gene encoding poly(A) binding protein interacting protein 1 isoform X1 → MNNGEIGGPRGRGRGWQQSDNQPRELRRPKIVTEEPKVEPPKSNLSAEAKEWYPPNYTPHAVPTYTPDPAPYRPHRFSVQDRLRQAQDQDPYSLDEMSYSLEEAENMDLRFKIPQENIANLIAVMCEITFDPGKFDTLCGPLVDAFASTLHDVNYTRPLVEAIVNQSIGEPNFRYNGARLCSMYDSVSPPEESTFRACLLERCSTEENKIISGLETSEENMRGFAMFLAEIYTQLEDSQGGRVKSLGESLCKVLLHLLDTDKEVNIKAVCQLLKLSGIALDADCPHGMHAAFERLKRRGALACVRGVVSLRAARWGTAEPEHPPPEVRRRPPHVNGVESGPSDGGYLADGHTLTAEERAFLQSNLPPGKNVALDEDILEELENDAWDTGMDAEMQAGFLEFLKMSNQIKR, encoded by the exons ATGAATAACGGTGAGATCGGTGGGCCAAGAGGCAGAGGCCGCGGATGGCAGCAATCCGACAATCAGCCACGGGAGCTCCGTAGGCCAAAGATTGTTACGGAGGAACCAAAAG TTGAACCTCCTAAATCGAATTTGTCGGCTGAAGCCAAGGAATGGTATCCACCTAACTACACCCCGCACGCCGTACCCACATATACACCAGACCCCGCACCATACAGACCTCACCGGTTCTCTGTGCAAGACCGACTTCGTCAGGCACAAGATCAAGATCCCTACAGCCTAGATGAAATGTCATATTCACTTGAAGAAGCTGAAAATATGGATTTGAGG TTTAAAATTCCGCAGGAGAACATAGCAAATTTGATAGCTGTAATGTGCGAGATAACTTTCGATCCTGGTAAATTCGACACCTTGTGCGGACCTCTAGTTGATGCCTTTGCATCAACACTGCATGATGTGAACTACACCAGACCTCTAGTGGAAGCTATTGTGAATCAG TCAATAGGTGAGCCTAATTTCCGCTACAATGGCGCGCGACTTTGTTCAATGTATGACTCTGTTTCGCCGCCCGAGGAATCCACTTTCCGTGCATGCTTGTTGGAACGTTGTTCTACTGAGGAGAATAAGATCATCAGTGGTTTGGAGACTTCAGAGGAAAATATGCGTGGGTTTGCTATGTTCCTTGCAGAAATATACACCCAATTAGAAGATAGCCAG gGAGGAAGGGTAAAATCTCTCGGTGAGAGCCTGTGCAAGGTTCTGCTTCATCTTCTCGACACCGACAAAGAAGTCAACATAAAAGCTGTCTGCCAGCTTTTGAAG TTGTCGGGCATCGCGCTGGACGCAGACTGTCCGCACGGCATGCACGCGGCGTTCGAGCGGCTGAAGCGGCGCGGCGCGCTGGCGTGCGTGCGCGGCGTGGTGTCGCTGCGCGCCGCGCGCTGGGGCACGGCCGAGCCCGAGCACCCGCCGCCCGAGGtgcgccgccgcccgccccaCG TGAACGGTGTAGAGAGCGGACCCAGCGACGGCGGCTACCTGGCGGACGGGCACACGCTGACGGCCGAGGAGCGCGCCTTCCTGCAGAGCAACCTGCCGCCCGGCAAGAACGTCGCGCTCGACGAGGACATACT cgAGGAGCTTGAGAACGACGCTTGGGACACAGGCATGGACGCCGAAATGCAAGCAGGCTTCCTCGAGTTCCTGAAGATGTCCAATCAAATTAAGCGATAA
- the Paip1 gene encoding poly(A) binding protein interacting protein 1 isoform X3: protein MNNGEIGGPRGRGRGWQQSDNQPRELRRPKIVTEEPKVEPPKSNLSAEAKEWYPPNYTPHAVPTYTPDPAPYRPHRFSVQDRLRQAQDQDPYSLDEMSYSLEEAENMDLRENIANLIAVMCEITFDPGKFDTLCGPLVDAFASTLHDVNYTRPLVEAIVNQSIGEPNFRYNGARLCSMYDSVSPPEESTFRACLLERCSTEENKIISGLETSEENMRGFAMFLAEIYTQLEDSQGGRVKSLGESLCKVLLHLLDTDKEVNIKAVCQLLKLSGIALDADCPHGMHAAFERLKRRGALACVRGVVSLRAARWGTAEPEHPPPEVRRRPPHVNGVESGPSDGGYLADGHTLTAEERAFLQSNLPPGKNVALDEDILEELENDAWDTGMDAEMQAGFLEFLKMSNQIKR, encoded by the exons ATGAATAACGGTGAGATCGGTGGGCCAAGAGGCAGAGGCCGCGGATGGCAGCAATCCGACAATCAGCCACGGGAGCTCCGTAGGCCAAAGATTGTTACGGAGGAACCAAAAG TTGAACCTCCTAAATCGAATTTGTCGGCTGAAGCCAAGGAATGGTATCCACCTAACTACACCCCGCACGCCGTACCCACATATACACCAGACCCCGCACCATACAGACCTCACCGGTTCTCTGTGCAAGACCGACTTCGTCAGGCACAAGATCAAGATCCCTACAGCCTAGATGAAATGTCATATTCACTTGAAGAAGCTGAAAATATGGATTTGAGG GAGAACATAGCAAATTTGATAGCTGTAATGTGCGAGATAACTTTCGATCCTGGTAAATTCGACACCTTGTGCGGACCTCTAGTTGATGCCTTTGCATCAACACTGCATGATGTGAACTACACCAGACCTCTAGTGGAAGCTATTGTGAATCAG TCAATAGGTGAGCCTAATTTCCGCTACAATGGCGCGCGACTTTGTTCAATGTATGACTCTGTTTCGCCGCCCGAGGAATCCACTTTCCGTGCATGCTTGTTGGAACGTTGTTCTACTGAGGAGAATAAGATCATCAGTGGTTTGGAGACTTCAGAGGAAAATATGCGTGGGTTTGCTATGTTCCTTGCAGAAATATACACCCAATTAGAAGATAGCCAG gGAGGAAGGGTAAAATCTCTCGGTGAGAGCCTGTGCAAGGTTCTGCTTCATCTTCTCGACACCGACAAAGAAGTCAACATAAAAGCTGTCTGCCAGCTTTTGAAG TTGTCGGGCATCGCGCTGGACGCAGACTGTCCGCACGGCATGCACGCGGCGTTCGAGCGGCTGAAGCGGCGCGGCGCGCTGGCGTGCGTGCGCGGCGTGGTGTCGCTGCGCGCCGCGCGCTGGGGCACGGCCGAGCCCGAGCACCCGCCGCCCGAGGtgcgccgccgcccgccccaCG TGAACGGTGTAGAGAGCGGACCCAGCGACGGCGGCTACCTGGCGGACGGGCACACGCTGACGGCCGAGGAGCGCGCCTTCCTGCAGAGCAACCTGCCGCCCGGCAAGAACGTCGCGCTCGACGAGGACATACT cgAGGAGCTTGAGAACGACGCTTGGGACACAGGCATGGACGCCGAAATGCAAGCAGGCTTCCTCGAGTTCCTGAAGATGTCCAATCAAATTAAGCGATAA